The following are from one region of the Magallana gigas chromosome 6, xbMagGiga1.1, whole genome shotgun sequence genome:
- the LOC105323043 gene encoding leucine-rich repeat-containing protein 9 isoform X3 — translation MSSIGSQSSGSHVGGGATPTSARSEIGFGGNNTQPPTEASRPRTQKEEDEEAFKELCANNGLNHNKIQSGEQSTVEELEMFFSGYPRIVYMDRFPCLHTLVFMGQSISKIEGLTTLTSLRELWIGECQLKKIENLETCSKLTKLYLYGNEISKIENIGHLTHLETLFLNNNSIKNIENLEKLRMLKTLSLAENQIDKIGHCLDANQRLTDLNLSGNPICSLRELTHLMRLPELHSLSLKDPQFSPAPVSLLCNYSTHVLYHLPKLSKLDTYDASKNVCELAEATVLKKKMYYNMRVKTVKRNLAEIVSKMEIYKSRLLEFPHERLRNLMNCIKEVRREFEDLMLETIDISVFHDTEPEDNLLLVQDLEEESKLQKLDENGKITAKMNCIKERIKMWEKKIAEVGSYQQEALHRVEVQAESVMRRMAIELESGGNVRFEEGTTSDVWFSSCHDLVLSRFCATDYKEHGIAGLKIHRILRVHNRMLRKRFDDKLTGIVDNTEGEYFPSNRNTAYKKLLEYLFWIWDPQLPGGFHETTRVLEEGYMDAISYKALGKDGAVPLSNSLSLADRHRIGALTKESREKEYSDTCPFRYGHLVISKVFLGKSVKAIDERPINRSNYPKIDAVFKPRKMCVPPSGGDSIHNCECSARQCEWYLFDNELILPEYIVEFEYVTKFRSKSPFATFCDLTFDNKESKIPTVPHVDDDPTVDDDVLGMEPLLKQRPRLTMLSEDLLLKHVGVDSLESITVLNLHNNGISKLKPIQALVHLKRLTVSFNELSRLDEVANMGIEYLDASFNQISTLEGLKNMVKLKFFDLSWNKLTNTREDLSILRKHACNLLTLDLRHNNWLKPQSIRLRVIGRLKSLTLLDGSGVTELEATAALRVAAGSRICQLSLLTHARVDSHKPRSLSLMPTAEILEKQSHHRPEKISDSDTHWYLKVTSLFLDNQHITKLSGLERLENLKYASFNKNDITKMEGFDHCVKLQELSLENNCISKLEGISKLTQLKRLCLGNNLISTLENTGIHYLVQLTYLSLEGNRLSSLLGLQKMSTLVELYVGNNIISSVREIFYLKMLSNLVILDLFGNPVAMDTDNYRLFIIYHLKNLKALDGSAIEAMEGNLAKDTFGGRLTPDFVAEKLGHSNFHDVRELDLPNCSIRIVDLGIGDTFLNLRSVNLEHNNLTSFSGLIHLPNIRVLCLNHNHIECIMPKQKPVNKLSKQSSSKNLEFFSNDSSTPIMESLEVLHLGYNGIKDMSTLQLSRLTSLKALFLQGNEISKVEGMEGLHDLRELVLDRNKIKIITELSFANQWNLQELHLEENRVRELSYLNCMDNLQRLYMGSNRVQEMAEIEKLEGLNNLAEISLVNNPVARRHLHRPILVYRLKQLVIIDGIPITEEERGKAELYFMDQQVQTTQPAASDSALPGISQMKTQVPVKVTTMHLGASPLWNGGVLYDDSAQDAIQRGMKISTGGGRRRGTGKDPTPPPNQGLLNRANTMVYNPSNTGYGGFSYTSNSVNSGARPQFYLNQIPYVQPPSQTEINQAKNNRR, via the exons ATGTCAAGCATTGGCAGCCAGTCATCTGGTAGTCATGTTGGGGGTGGTGCAACACCAACATCTGCCCGGTCGGAAATAGGCTTTGGGGGAAACAATACACAACCCCCTACTGAAGCAAGCAGACCCAGGACACAGaaggaagaagatgaagaaGCATTCAAAGAACTG TGTGCAAACAATGGCCTCAACCACAACAAGATACAGAGCGGGGAGCAGTCGACGGTGGAGGAGCTGGAGATGTTCTTCTCCGGGTACCCCCGCATCGTCTACATGGACAGGTTCCCATGCCTGCACACCCTGGTCTTCATGGGACAGAGCATCAGCAAGATCGAGGGCCTGACCACACTTACCAGCCTCAGGGAGCTGTGGATTGGTGAATGTCAACTCAAA aaaatagaGAATTTGGAGACCTGTTCAAAACTTACAAAACTCTACCTCTATGGAAATGAAATTTccaaaatagaaaatattggtCATTTGACTCATCTAGAGACTTTGTTTTTGAACAACAATAGCATTAAGAATATAGAA aATTTGGAAAAACTTAGAATGCTGAAAACACTGAGCTTAGCAGAAAATCAAATAGATAAAATAG GACACTGTTTAGATGCTAATCAGAGATTGACAGATTTGAATTTGTCAGGAAATCCAATATGTTCTCTCAGA GAGCTGACTCATTTGATGCGTCTGCCAGAGTTACATTCCCTGAGTCTGAAGGACCCCCAGTTCTCCCCCGCCCCGGTCAGTCTGCTGTGTAACTACTCCACCCATGTCCTCTATCACCTGCCCAAACTCAGCAAGCTGGACACCTATGATGCCAGCAAGAATGTGTGTGAGCTTGCAGAG GCCACagttttgaagaaaaagatgTATTACAATATGAGGGTAAAGACAGTAAAGCGGAATTTGGCAGAAATTGTGTCAAAGATGGAGATCTATAAATCCAGGCTGCTCGAATTTCCACATGAGCGATTGCGGAATCTCATGAATTGTATCAAGGAA GTGCGTAGGGAGTTTGAAGATTTGATGCTGGAAACAATAGATATTTCAGTGTTTCATGACACGGAACCCGAAGACAATCTTTTGTTGGTTCAGGATTTAGAGGAGGAG agtaaaCTGCAAAAGTTGGATGAAAATGGGAAGATTACTGCcaaaatgaattgtataaagGAGAGAATCAAGATGTGGGAGAAAAAGATAGCAGA AGTTGGGAGTTATCAACAGGAGGCTTTACACAGGGTGGAAGTTCAGGCGGAATCTGTGATGAGAAGAATGGCTATTGAGCTGGAGTCGGGCGGAAATGTCCGCTTTGAGGAAGGAACAACATCTGATGTCTG GTTTTCATCTTGCCATGATTTAGTGCTGTCTCGATTCTGTGCCACAGACTACAAGGAACATGGAATTGCTGGACTCAAAATCCACCGAATTCTCCGTGTCCACAACAGGATGCTGCGGAAACGCTTTGATGACAAACTGACAGGGATTGTGGATAATACAGAAGGGGAATACTTTCCAAGCAACAG GAACACCGCCTACAAGAAGCTGCTGGAGTACTTGTTCTGGATCTGGGACCCCCAGCTACCGGGCGGCTTCCACGAAACCACGCGGGTGTTAGAAGAGGGCTACATGGATGCCATCTCCTACAAG GCTCTAGGTAAGGATGGAGCTGTCCCCCTGAGTAATAGCCTCAGTCTGGCTGACCGGCATCGAATCGGCGCCCTCACAAAGGAAAGCAGAGAGAAGGAGTACTCCGATACCTGTCCATTCAGATATG GTCACTTAGTCATATCCAAAGTTTTTCTGGGTAAAAGTGTCAAGGCCATTGATGAGAGACC AATTAACAGGTCCAACTATCCAAAAATAGATGCTGTTTTCAAACCTCGCAAGATGTGCGTTCCTCCAA gtggGGGAGACTCGATACACAACTGTGAGTGCAGTGCTCGGCAGTGCGAGTGGTACCTGTTTGATAATGAGCTAATTCTACCTGAGTACATAGTGGAGTTTGAATATGTAACAAAG tttcGGTCAAAGTCACCATTTGCAACCTTTTGCGACCTTACATTTGACAACAAGGAATCCAAGATTCCGACTGTACCCCATGTGGATGATGATCCGACAGTGGATGATGATGTTCTCGGAATGGAACCACTTCTAAAACAGAGACCTCG gtTGACAATGTTAAGTGAAGATCTGCTGCTGAAGCATGTAGGTGTTGATTCTCTGGAGTCCATTACTGTCTTAAATCTCCACAACAATGGAATCAGCAAACTGAAGCCGATCCAGGCCCTGGTTCACCTCAAGCGACTGACGGTCAGCTTCAACGAACTCAGCAGACTGGATGAGGTCGCCAACATG GGAATAGAATATCTTGATGccagttttaatcaaatttccACTTTAGAGGGACTGAAA AACATGGTTAAACTGAAATTCTTTGACCTAAGTTGGAACAAACTCACTAACACACGAGAAGACCTGTCCATCTTGAGGAAGCATGCTTGTAACCTTTTGACCCTTGACCTCAGACACAATAATTGGCTTAAG CCACAGAGCATAAGACTGCGTGTCATTGGACGATTGAAGTCACTGACCCTCCTTGACGGGTCGGGTGTGACAGAACTTGAAGCAACAGCTGCTCTGAGGGTTGCTGCTGGGTCTCGGATTTGTCAGCTGTCCCTCCTGACTCACGCTCGAGTGGACTCGCACAAACCTCGCTCACTCAGTCTGATGCCCACAGCTGAGATCCTGGAGAAGCAGAGTCACCACCGGCCAGAGAAAATCAGTGACTCAGACACTCATTGGTACCTCAAG GTCACCTCTCTGTTTTTGGACAATCAGCACATCACTAAGCTGTCTGGCCTTGAGAGGTTGGAAAACCTGAAATATGCTTCCTTTAACAAAAATGACATTACAAAAATGGAG GGCTTTGACCATTGCGTGAAGCTACAAGAACTCTCCTTAGAAAACAACTGTATCAGTAAACTTGAGGGGATCTCTAAGCTGACCCAGCTGAAAAGACTGTGTCTGGGTAATAACCTGATCTCTACCCTGGAGAACACAGGTATCCATTACCTGGTACAGCTGACTTACCTGTCCCTGGAGGGAAACAGACTCAGCTCCCTGCTGGGGCTACAGAAAATGTCCACACTGGTGGAACTGTATGTGGGAAACAATATCATCAGCAGTGTCAGGGAAATCTTCTATCTCAAA ATGCTGTCCAATTTGGTGATACTTGACCTGTTTGGGAATCCAGTTGCCATGGACACAGACAACTACCGACTTTTCATCATCTATCATCTCAAAAACCTCAAAGCATTAGACGGATCTGCAATA GAAGCTATGGAGGGAAATCTTGCCAAGGATACCTTTGGTGGTAGACTTACACCAGACTTTGTAGCCGAAAAACTAGGCCACTCCAACTTCCATGACGTTCGAGAGCTTGACCTTCCAAACTGTAGTATTCGCATTGTAGATTTGGGAATAGGGGACACGTTCCTCAATCTTAGAAG TGTGAATTTAGAACATAACAACTTGACTTCCTTCAGTGGTCTGATTCATTTGCCAAATATAAGG GTGCTGTGTTTGAATCACAATCATATTGAGTGCATTATGCCGAAACAGAAACCGGTTAACAAACTCTCCAAGCAGAGTTCCAGTAAGAACCTGGAGTTTTTCTCCAATGACTCGTCCACTCCGATCATGGAGAGCCTAGAGGTGCTACATTTAGGTTACAATGGAATCAAGGACATGTCCACTCTACAGCTCAGCAGACTCACGTCTCTGAAAGCCTTGTTCCTGcaag GGAATGAGATATCTAAAGTAGAAGGTATGGAGGGGCTGCATGATCTCAGGGAACTGGTGCTTGACAGGAACAAGATCAAAATAATCACCGAGCTCTCCTTCGCCAATCAGTGGAACTTACAAGAGCTCCACCTGGAGGAAAACAGAGTAAGGGAGCTAAGCTACCTCAACTGTATGGACAACCTACAGAGGCTTTACATGGGCTCCAATCGCGTTCAG GAAATGGCTGAGATAGAGAAGTTGGAAGGATTAAATAACCTAGCAGAGATTTCTCTAGTCAACAACCCT GTTGCTAGGCGACACCTTCATCGTCCGATTCTGGTCTATAGGCTGAAGCAGTTGGTGATAATTGATGGAATCCCAATTACAGAAGAAGAGAGGGGAAAGGCTGAACTCTACTTCATGGATCAACAG GTCCAGACCACACAACCTGCTGCGAGTGACAGTGCACTGCCTGGAATCAGCCAGATGAAGACCCAGGTTCCAGTCAAAGTGACCACAATGCACCTGGGTGCCTCTCCGTTGTGGAATGGAGGCGTTCTCTATGACGACAGTGCTCAGGATGCAATCCAGAGAG GAATGAAAATCTCAACAGGTGGTGGTCGAAGAAGAGGAACTGGGAAGGAccccacccctccccccaatCAAGGCCTGCTGAATCGTGCCAACACTATGGTATACAACCCCTCAAACACTGGTTACGGGGGCTTCTCCTACACCAGCAACTCGGTAAACTCGGGAGCACGGCCACAGTTCTATCTAAATCAAATCCCCTATGTTCAGCCTCCCTCGCAGACAGA GATAAATCAGGCCAAAAATAACAGGAGGTGA
- the LOC105323043 gene encoding leucine-rich repeat-containing protein 9 isoform X6 has translation MSSIGSQSSGSHVGGGATPTSARSEIGFGGNNTQPPTEASRPRTQKEEDEEAFKELCANNGLNHNKIQSGEQSTVEELEMFFSGYPRIVYMDRFPCLHTLVFMGQSISKIEGLTTLTSLRELWIGECQLKKIENLETCSKLTKLYLYGNEISKIENIGHLTHLETLFLNNNSIKNIENLEKLRMLKTLSLAENQIDKIGHCLDANQRLTDLNLSGNPICSLRELTHLMRLPELHSLSLKDPQFSPAPVSLLCNYSTHVLYHLPKLSKLDTYDASKNVCELAEATVLKKKMYYNMRVKTVKRNLAEIVSKMEIYKSRLLEFPHERLRNLMNCIKEVRREFEDLMLETIDISVFHDTEPEDNLLLVQDLEEESKLQKLDENGKITAKMNCIKERIKMWEKKIAEVGSYQQEALHRVEVQAESVMRRMAIELESGGNVRFEEGTTSDVWFSSCHDLVLSRFCATDYKEHGIAGLKIHRILRVHNRMLRKRFDDKLTGIVDNTEGEYFPSNRNTAYKKLLEYLFWIWDPQLPGGFHETTRVLEEGYMDAISYKALGKDGAVPLSNSLSLADRHRIGALTKESREKEYSDTCPFRYGHLVISKVFLGKSVKAIDERPINRSNYPKIDAVFKPRKMCVPPSGGDSIHNCECSARQCEWYLFDNELILPEYIVEFEYVTKFRSKSPFATFCDLTFDNKESKIPTVPHVDDDPTVDDDVLGMEPLLKQRPRLTMLSEDLLLKHVGVDSLESITVLNLHNNGISKLKPIQALVHLKRLTVSFNELSRLDEVANMGIEYLDASFNQISTLEGLKNMVKLKFFDLSWNKLTNTREDLSILRKHACNLLTLDLRHNNWLKPQSIRLRVIGRLKSLTLLDGSGVTELEATAALRVAAGSRICQLSLLTHARVDSHKPRSLSLMPTAEILEKQSHHRPEKISDSDTHWYLKVTSLFLDNQHITKLSGLERLENLKYASFNKNDITKMEGFDHCVKLQELSLENNCISKLEGISKLTQLKRLCLGNNLISTLENTGIHYLVQLTYLSLEGNRLSSLLGLQKMSTLVELYVGNNIISSVREIFYLKMLSNLVILDLFGNPVAMDTDNYRLFIIYHLKNLKALDGSAIEAMEGNLAKDTFGGRLTPDFVAEKLGHSNFHDVRELDLPNCSIRIVDLGIGDTFLNLRSVNLEHNNLTSFSGLIHLPNIRVLCLNHNHIECIMPKQKPVNKLSKQSSSKNLEFFSNDSSTPIMESLEVLHLGYNGIKDMSTLQLSRLTSLKALFLQGNEISKVEGMEGLHDLRELVLDRNKIKIITELSFANQWNLQELHLEENRVRELSYLNCMDNLQRLYMGSNRVQEMAEIEKLEGLNNLAEISLVNNPVARRHLHRPILVYRLKQLVIIDGIPITEEERGKAELYFMDQQVQTTQPAASDSALPGISQMKTQVPVKVTTMHLGASPLWNGGVLYDDSAQDAIQRGMKISTGGGRRRGTGKDPTPPPNQGLLNRANTMDKSGQK, from the exons ATGTCAAGCATTGGCAGCCAGTCATCTGGTAGTCATGTTGGGGGTGGTGCAACACCAACATCTGCCCGGTCGGAAATAGGCTTTGGGGGAAACAATACACAACCCCCTACTGAAGCAAGCAGACCCAGGACACAGaaggaagaagatgaagaaGCATTCAAAGAACTG TGTGCAAACAATGGCCTCAACCACAACAAGATACAGAGCGGGGAGCAGTCGACGGTGGAGGAGCTGGAGATGTTCTTCTCCGGGTACCCCCGCATCGTCTACATGGACAGGTTCCCATGCCTGCACACCCTGGTCTTCATGGGACAGAGCATCAGCAAGATCGAGGGCCTGACCACACTTACCAGCCTCAGGGAGCTGTGGATTGGTGAATGTCAACTCAAA aaaatagaGAATTTGGAGACCTGTTCAAAACTTACAAAACTCTACCTCTATGGAAATGAAATTTccaaaatagaaaatattggtCATTTGACTCATCTAGAGACTTTGTTTTTGAACAACAATAGCATTAAGAATATAGAA aATTTGGAAAAACTTAGAATGCTGAAAACACTGAGCTTAGCAGAAAATCAAATAGATAAAATAG GACACTGTTTAGATGCTAATCAGAGATTGACAGATTTGAATTTGTCAGGAAATCCAATATGTTCTCTCAGA GAGCTGACTCATTTGATGCGTCTGCCAGAGTTACATTCCCTGAGTCTGAAGGACCCCCAGTTCTCCCCCGCCCCGGTCAGTCTGCTGTGTAACTACTCCACCCATGTCCTCTATCACCTGCCCAAACTCAGCAAGCTGGACACCTATGATGCCAGCAAGAATGTGTGTGAGCTTGCAGAG GCCACagttttgaagaaaaagatgTATTACAATATGAGGGTAAAGACAGTAAAGCGGAATTTGGCAGAAATTGTGTCAAAGATGGAGATCTATAAATCCAGGCTGCTCGAATTTCCACATGAGCGATTGCGGAATCTCATGAATTGTATCAAGGAA GTGCGTAGGGAGTTTGAAGATTTGATGCTGGAAACAATAGATATTTCAGTGTTTCATGACACGGAACCCGAAGACAATCTTTTGTTGGTTCAGGATTTAGAGGAGGAG agtaaaCTGCAAAAGTTGGATGAAAATGGGAAGATTACTGCcaaaatgaattgtataaagGAGAGAATCAAGATGTGGGAGAAAAAGATAGCAGA AGTTGGGAGTTATCAACAGGAGGCTTTACACAGGGTGGAAGTTCAGGCGGAATCTGTGATGAGAAGAATGGCTATTGAGCTGGAGTCGGGCGGAAATGTCCGCTTTGAGGAAGGAACAACATCTGATGTCTG GTTTTCATCTTGCCATGATTTAGTGCTGTCTCGATTCTGTGCCACAGACTACAAGGAACATGGAATTGCTGGACTCAAAATCCACCGAATTCTCCGTGTCCACAACAGGATGCTGCGGAAACGCTTTGATGACAAACTGACAGGGATTGTGGATAATACAGAAGGGGAATACTTTCCAAGCAACAG GAACACCGCCTACAAGAAGCTGCTGGAGTACTTGTTCTGGATCTGGGACCCCCAGCTACCGGGCGGCTTCCACGAAACCACGCGGGTGTTAGAAGAGGGCTACATGGATGCCATCTCCTACAAG GCTCTAGGTAAGGATGGAGCTGTCCCCCTGAGTAATAGCCTCAGTCTGGCTGACCGGCATCGAATCGGCGCCCTCACAAAGGAAAGCAGAGAGAAGGAGTACTCCGATACCTGTCCATTCAGATATG GTCACTTAGTCATATCCAAAGTTTTTCTGGGTAAAAGTGTCAAGGCCATTGATGAGAGACC AATTAACAGGTCCAACTATCCAAAAATAGATGCTGTTTTCAAACCTCGCAAGATGTGCGTTCCTCCAA gtggGGGAGACTCGATACACAACTGTGAGTGCAGTGCTCGGCAGTGCGAGTGGTACCTGTTTGATAATGAGCTAATTCTACCTGAGTACATAGTGGAGTTTGAATATGTAACAAAG tttcGGTCAAAGTCACCATTTGCAACCTTTTGCGACCTTACATTTGACAACAAGGAATCCAAGATTCCGACTGTACCCCATGTGGATGATGATCCGACAGTGGATGATGATGTTCTCGGAATGGAACCACTTCTAAAACAGAGACCTCG gtTGACAATGTTAAGTGAAGATCTGCTGCTGAAGCATGTAGGTGTTGATTCTCTGGAGTCCATTACTGTCTTAAATCTCCACAACAATGGAATCAGCAAACTGAAGCCGATCCAGGCCCTGGTTCACCTCAAGCGACTGACGGTCAGCTTCAACGAACTCAGCAGACTGGATGAGGTCGCCAACATG GGAATAGAATATCTTGATGccagttttaatcaaatttccACTTTAGAGGGACTGAAA AACATGGTTAAACTGAAATTCTTTGACCTAAGTTGGAACAAACTCACTAACACACGAGAAGACCTGTCCATCTTGAGGAAGCATGCTTGTAACCTTTTGACCCTTGACCTCAGACACAATAATTGGCTTAAG CCACAGAGCATAAGACTGCGTGTCATTGGACGATTGAAGTCACTGACCCTCCTTGACGGGTCGGGTGTGACAGAACTTGAAGCAACAGCTGCTCTGAGGGTTGCTGCTGGGTCTCGGATTTGTCAGCTGTCCCTCCTGACTCACGCTCGAGTGGACTCGCACAAACCTCGCTCACTCAGTCTGATGCCCACAGCTGAGATCCTGGAGAAGCAGAGTCACCACCGGCCAGAGAAAATCAGTGACTCAGACACTCATTGGTACCTCAAG GTCACCTCTCTGTTTTTGGACAATCAGCACATCACTAAGCTGTCTGGCCTTGAGAGGTTGGAAAACCTGAAATATGCTTCCTTTAACAAAAATGACATTACAAAAATGGAG GGCTTTGACCATTGCGTGAAGCTACAAGAACTCTCCTTAGAAAACAACTGTATCAGTAAACTTGAGGGGATCTCTAAGCTGACCCAGCTGAAAAGACTGTGTCTGGGTAATAACCTGATCTCTACCCTGGAGAACACAGGTATCCATTACCTGGTACAGCTGACTTACCTGTCCCTGGAGGGAAACAGACTCAGCTCCCTGCTGGGGCTACAGAAAATGTCCACACTGGTGGAACTGTATGTGGGAAACAATATCATCAGCAGTGTCAGGGAAATCTTCTATCTCAAA ATGCTGTCCAATTTGGTGATACTTGACCTGTTTGGGAATCCAGTTGCCATGGACACAGACAACTACCGACTTTTCATCATCTATCATCTCAAAAACCTCAAAGCATTAGACGGATCTGCAATA GAAGCTATGGAGGGAAATCTTGCCAAGGATACCTTTGGTGGTAGACTTACACCAGACTTTGTAGCCGAAAAACTAGGCCACTCCAACTTCCATGACGTTCGAGAGCTTGACCTTCCAAACTGTAGTATTCGCATTGTAGATTTGGGAATAGGGGACACGTTCCTCAATCTTAGAAG TGTGAATTTAGAACATAACAACTTGACTTCCTTCAGTGGTCTGATTCATTTGCCAAATATAAGG GTGCTGTGTTTGAATCACAATCATATTGAGTGCATTATGCCGAAACAGAAACCGGTTAACAAACTCTCCAAGCAGAGTTCCAGTAAGAACCTGGAGTTTTTCTCCAATGACTCGTCCACTCCGATCATGGAGAGCCTAGAGGTGCTACATTTAGGTTACAATGGAATCAAGGACATGTCCACTCTACAGCTCAGCAGACTCACGTCTCTGAAAGCCTTGTTCCTGcaag GGAATGAGATATCTAAAGTAGAAGGTATGGAGGGGCTGCATGATCTCAGGGAACTGGTGCTTGACAGGAACAAGATCAAAATAATCACCGAGCTCTCCTTCGCCAATCAGTGGAACTTACAAGAGCTCCACCTGGAGGAAAACAGAGTAAGGGAGCTAAGCTACCTCAACTGTATGGACAACCTACAGAGGCTTTACATGGGCTCCAATCGCGTTCAG GAAATGGCTGAGATAGAGAAGTTGGAAGGATTAAATAACCTAGCAGAGATTTCTCTAGTCAACAACCCT GTTGCTAGGCGACACCTTCATCGTCCGATTCTGGTCTATAGGCTGAAGCAGTTGGTGATAATTGATGGAATCCCAATTACAGAAGAAGAGAGGGGAAAGGCTGAACTCTACTTCATGGATCAACAG GTCCAGACCACACAACCTGCTGCGAGTGACAGTGCACTGCCTGGAATCAGCCAGATGAAGACCCAGGTTCCAGTCAAAGTGACCACAATGCACCTGGGTGCCTCTCCGTTGTGGAATGGAGGCGTTCTCTATGACGACAGTGCTCAGGATGCAATCCAGAGAG GAATGAAAATCTCAACAGGTGGTGGTCGAAGAAGAGGAACTGGGAAGGAccccacccctccccccaatCAAGGCCTGCTGAATCGTGCCAACACTATG GATAAATCAGGCCAAAAATAA